In Zea mays cultivar B73 chromosome 7, Zm-B73-REFERENCE-NAM-5.0, whole genome shotgun sequence, the following proteins share a genomic window:
- the LOC103632101 gene encoding splicing factor 3B subunit 3 isoform X3, with protein MRFISVPQDEEYYPVLAMIINRKGSDVNDLSLFGYDSSSCVINHLSSYSEIGPLVLDVSEIPETFGFALLLRVGDALLLDLRNPTNVCCIQRVSLTTNLIGEPITVEDPCPGLDVDDDVAACALLELRDSGNNIMKDDGYMDIDGVDSRSNVKPRIVCSWSWEPPDPVRRGCARLLFCLDDGEFHILEFTLDVEGAKLYTFEYIDRTLPCRPLFWMKNRMIIGFVEMGDGMIFKLGHRRLLHKSTIQNVAPILDLAIADYHGEKQDQMFACCGMSPEGSLRVLRNGVNVDRLLKTEAIYQGVTGLWTLRMKATDAYHSFLVLSFVEETRILSVGLSFNDISDAVGFQPDVCTLACGLVADNLLVQIYSKGVKVCLPTVYAHPEGAPLTSPICTDWYPAITISVGAVGHNIVVVATSNPCCLYVLGVRSSSSYQYELYATHHVQLQYEVSCISIPQEDCIHDNVSFSCGEGDDICKNPPPKVNVCKFAVIGTHRPSVEIISLEPGEALRVLTIGTVSVNNALGAPMSGCIPENVRFVAAERFYILAGLRNGMLLRFESETRDYLPGFLYKDSSIPSVNTFLQLISIRRIGITPVLLVPIHDSANADIIVLSDRPWLLHAARHSLAYSSISFLSASHVTPVSSVDCPNGLLFVAESCLHLVELVHGKRLNAQKFSIGGTPRKVLYHNESRTLLVLRTGLNGASSSSDVVQVDPQNGVLLSRYKCEPGETAKCMQIAKIGNDQVLIVGTTKSAGRPMMSNGEAESSIKGRLIVLSLEAVESPRESSSFIPTFSFNPSSHSGSPFHEIVGYTTEEFSSNSMCSSPDEFSCNQIQAEQMTGQLRSLTQYILNGAVLALCPYLDRYVLAAAGNMIYVFGFTNENPHRIKKCAVGRTRFTITCLKTFASRIAVGDCRDGVLFYSYNESHRKLELVYSDPAHRLVGDIALLNCETAVVSDRRGSISVLSCTRLEVSESPQKNLAVNCSFYMGETAMSIQKAAFRYRLPIDDDTDPVLETVYNCIVASTMLGSLFVMIPLSSEEHQLLQDVQEKLSVHPLTAPVLGNDHAEFRQRGTPSVVPPILDGDMLVQFLELTGEQQQAILTHALPGKGQHRPLSVFQVLQTLERVHYALN; from the exons ATGCGCTTCATATCTGTGCCCCAAGATGAAGAATACTATCCAGTTCTGGCAATGATAATTAACAG GAAAGGCTCTGATGTGAATGACTTGTCGTTATTTGGATATGACTCCAGCAGCTGTGTTATCAACCACCTCTCTAGTTATTCAGAAATTGGACCTTTGGTACTTGACGTATCAGAAATTCCTGAAACGTTTGGCTTTGCACTTCTGTTGCGTGTTGGTGATGCTTTATTGTTGGATCTTAGAAATCCAACAAATGTCTGCTGTATCCAAAGAGTCAGCTTGACGACTAACCTGATTGGAGAGCCAATCACTGTTGAAGATCCCTGTCCAGGAttagatgttgatgatgatgtggCTGCTTGTGCTTTGCTAGAATTGAGAGATTCTGGTAATAACATAATGAAGGATGATGGTTATATGGACATTGATGGTGTTGACAGCAGAAGTAATGTGAAACCAAGGATCGTTTGCTCGTGGAGCTGGGAGCCACCTGACCCTGTCAGGCGAGGATGTGCAAGGCTTCTATTTTGTTTGGATGATGGAGAATTTCATATTTTGGAATTTACTTTGGATGTTGAAGGGGCGAAGCTGTACACATTTGAATATATTGATAGGACTTTGCCTTGTAGACCTCTTTTTTGGATGAAAAACAGAATGATAATAGGGTTTGTAGAGATGGGGGACGGCATGATTTTTAAACTTGGTCACCGCAGGTTGCTTCATAAAAGCACTATTCAGAATGTAGCACCAATATTGGATCTAGCAATTGCTGATTACCATGGTGAGAAACAGGACCAGATGTTTGCATGTTGTGGAATGTCCCCTGAGGGCTCTCTTCGAGTTTTAAGGAATGGTGTCAATGTGGACAGACTTCTGAAAACTGAAGCTATTTACCAGGGTGTCACTGGTTTGTGGACTTTGAGAATGAAGGCAACTGATGCCTACCATTCTTTTCTTGTGTTGTCATTTGTGGAGGAAACCAGAATACTGTCAGTAGGACTAAGTTTTAATGACATCAGTGATGCCGTGGGATTCCAGCCTGATGTTTGCACTTTAGCATGTGGTTTGGTGGCTGATAATCTGCTAGTTCAAATTTACAGCAAAGGTGTTAAGGTCTGTTTGCCTACAGTATACGCTCACCCTGAAGGTGCCCCTTTAACTTCTCCAATTTGCACTGACTGGTATCCTGCTATCACTATCAGTGTTGGTGCTGTAGGACATAATATTGTTGTTGTTGCTACATCTAATCCTTGTTGCTTATATGTCCTTGGTGTTAGATCATCATCTTCTTACCAGTACGAGTTGTATGCAACACATCATGTGCAATTGCAGTATGAAGTATCATGCATATCAATCCCACAAGAGGATTGTATACATGATAATGTATCTTTCAGCTGTGGAGAGGGTGATGACATTTGTAAGAACCCCCCTCCTAAAGTTAATGTTTGCAAGTTTGCTGTTATTGGAACTCATAGACCTTCAGTGGAAATCATCTCCTTGGAACCTGGAGAAGCATTAAGGGTATTAACTATTGGGACTGTATCTGTGAATAATGCACTTGGCGCACCTATGAGTGGTTGTATACCTGAAAATGTCAGGTTTGTTGCGGCTGAGAGGTTTTACATTCTTGCAGGCTTGAGAAACGGAATGCTACTCAGATTTGAGTCAGAAACACGTGATTATCTCCCTGGTTTTCTCTACAAGGACTCTTCTATTCCTTCTGTTAATACATTCCTTCAGTTGATTTCGATACGGCGTATTGGAATTACTCCTGTACTGTTAGTGCCAATACATGATTCAGCTAATGCTGACATCATTGTTCTCAGTGATAGACCTTGGCTATTACATGCAGCAAGACATAGCCTGGCATATTCGTCCATTTCATTTCTTTCTGCTTCTCATGTCACACCTGTTTCATCTGTTGATTGCCCCAATGGTCTACTGTTTGTTGCTGAGAGCTGTTTGCATTTG GTTGAACTGGTTCATGGGAAGCGATTGAATGCACAAAAGTTTTCAATTGGAGGGACTCCAAGGAAAGTGCTATACCATAATGAAAGCAGAACACTGTTGGTACTGAGAACTGGGCTAAATGGTGCATCGTCTTCTTCAGATGTTGTACAAGTAGATCCACAAAATGGGGTATTACTTTCCAGATATAAATGTGAACCTGGCGAAACAGCGAAATGCATGCAAATTGCAAAAATAGGAAATGATCAAGTTTTAATTGTTGGGACCACTAAGTCTGCTGGACGGCCGATGATGTCAAATGGTGAAGCAGAAAG CAGCATCAAGGGACGCCTGATTGTTTTAAGCTTGGAGGCCGTTGAAAGTCCTCGTGAGAGCAGTTCGTTTATTCCAACTTTTAGTTTTAATCCCTCTTCACATTCTGGTTCTCCTTTCCACGAGATTGTTGGATATACAACTGAGGAATTTTCTAGTAACAGCATGTGCAGCAGTCCTGATGAGTTTAGCTGCAACCAGATCCAAGCTGAACAAATGACAGGGCAATTGAGATCATTGACTCAATATATATTGAATGGCGCAGTTCTTGCTCTGTGTCCCTATCTAGATCGTTATGTGTTGGCAGCTGCTGGTAATATG ATTTATGTATTTGGTTTCACAAATGAAAATCCCCACAGAATAAAAAAGTGTGCTGTTGGTAGGACACGATTTACAATAACTTGCCTGAAGACATTTGCATCACGAATTGCTGTTGGTGATTGTCGTGATGGTGTTCTCTTCTATTCTTATAATGAG AGTCATAGGAAGTTGGAATTGGTCTATTCTGATCCTGCTCATAGATTGGTGGGTGATATTGCTCTTTTAAATTGTGAAACTGCTGTGGTATCAGATCGACGTGGGAGCATATCTGTATTATCATGCACCAGATTGGAAG TTTCAGAAAGTCCACAGAAGAACTTAGCCGTGAATTGTTCATTTTATATGGGTGAAACAGCCATGAGCATTCAGAAG GCTGCATTCAGGTATCGGCTTCCAATTGATGATGATACTGACCCGGTGCTTGAGACAGTTTACAACTGTATCGTGGCAAGTACCATGTTGGGGAGTCTCTTTGTTATGATTCCACTTTCAAG
- the LOC103632101 gene encoding splicing factor 3B subunit 3 isoform X4, translating to MRFISVPQDEEYYPVLAMIINRKGSDVNDLSLFGYDSSSCVINHLSSYSEIGPLVLDVSEIPETFGFALLLRVGDALLLDLRNPTNVCCIQRVSLTTNLIGEPITVEDPCPGLDVDDDVAACALLELRDSGNNIMKDDGYMDIDGVDSRSNVKPRIVCSWSWEPPDPVRRGCARLLFCLDDGEFHILEFTLDVEGAKLYTFEYIDRTLPCRPLFWMKNRMIIGFVEMGDGMIFKLGHRRLLHKSTIQNVAPILDLAIADYHGEKQDQMFACCGMSPEGSLRVLRNGVNVDRLLKTEAIYQGVTGLWTLRMKATDAYHSFLVLSFVEETRILSVGLSFNDISDAVGFQPDVCTLACGLVADNLLVQIYSKGVKVCLPTVYAHPEGAPLTSPICTDWYPAITISVGAVGHNIVVVATSNPCCLYVLGVRSSSSYQYELYATHHVQLQYEVSCISIPQEDCIHDNVSFSCGEGDDICKNPPPKVNVCKFAVIGTHRPSVEIISLEPGEALRVLTIGTVSVNNALGAPMSGCIPENVRFVAAERFYILAGLRNGMLLRFESETRDYLPGFLYKDSSIPSVNTFLQLISIRRIGITPVLLVPIHDSANADIIVLSDRPWLLHAARHSLAYSSISFLSASHVTPVSSVDCPNGLLFVAESCLHLVELVHGKRLNAQKFSIGGTPRKVLYHNESRTLLVLRTGLNGASSSSDVVQVDPQNGVLLSRYKCEPGETAKCMQIAKIGNDQVLIVGTTKSAGRPMMSNGEAESIKGRLIVLSLEAVESPRESSSFIPTFSFNPSSHSGSPFHEIVGYTTEEFSSNSMCSSPDEFSCNQIQAEQMTGQLRSLTQYILNGAVLALCPYLDRYVLAAAGNMIYVFGFTNENPHRIKKCAVGRTRFTITCLKTFASRIAVGDCRDGVLFYSYNESHRKLELVYSDPAHRLVGDIALLNCETAVVSDRRGSISVLSCTRLEVSESPQKNLAVNCSFYMGETAMSIQKAAFRYRLPIDDDTDPVLETVYNCIVASTMLGSLFVMIPLSSEEHQLLQDVQEKLSVHPLTAPVLGNDHAEFRQRGTPSVVPPILDGDMLVQFLELTGEQQQAILTHALPGKGQHRPLSVFQVLQTLERVHYALN from the exons ATGCGCTTCATATCTGTGCCCCAAGATGAAGAATACTATCCAGTTCTGGCAATGATAATTAACAG GAAAGGCTCTGATGTGAATGACTTGTCGTTATTTGGATATGACTCCAGCAGCTGTGTTATCAACCACCTCTCTAGTTATTCAGAAATTGGACCTTTGGTACTTGACGTATCAGAAATTCCTGAAACGTTTGGCTTTGCACTTCTGTTGCGTGTTGGTGATGCTTTATTGTTGGATCTTAGAAATCCAACAAATGTCTGCTGTATCCAAAGAGTCAGCTTGACGACTAACCTGATTGGAGAGCCAATCACTGTTGAAGATCCCTGTCCAGGAttagatgttgatgatgatgtggCTGCTTGTGCTTTGCTAGAATTGAGAGATTCTGGTAATAACATAATGAAGGATGATGGTTATATGGACATTGATGGTGTTGACAGCAGAAGTAATGTGAAACCAAGGATCGTTTGCTCGTGGAGCTGGGAGCCACCTGACCCTGTCAGGCGAGGATGTGCAAGGCTTCTATTTTGTTTGGATGATGGAGAATTTCATATTTTGGAATTTACTTTGGATGTTGAAGGGGCGAAGCTGTACACATTTGAATATATTGATAGGACTTTGCCTTGTAGACCTCTTTTTTGGATGAAAAACAGAATGATAATAGGGTTTGTAGAGATGGGGGACGGCATGATTTTTAAACTTGGTCACCGCAGGTTGCTTCATAAAAGCACTATTCAGAATGTAGCACCAATATTGGATCTAGCAATTGCTGATTACCATGGTGAGAAACAGGACCAGATGTTTGCATGTTGTGGAATGTCCCCTGAGGGCTCTCTTCGAGTTTTAAGGAATGGTGTCAATGTGGACAGACTTCTGAAAACTGAAGCTATTTACCAGGGTGTCACTGGTTTGTGGACTTTGAGAATGAAGGCAACTGATGCCTACCATTCTTTTCTTGTGTTGTCATTTGTGGAGGAAACCAGAATACTGTCAGTAGGACTAAGTTTTAATGACATCAGTGATGCCGTGGGATTCCAGCCTGATGTTTGCACTTTAGCATGTGGTTTGGTGGCTGATAATCTGCTAGTTCAAATTTACAGCAAAGGTGTTAAGGTCTGTTTGCCTACAGTATACGCTCACCCTGAAGGTGCCCCTTTAACTTCTCCAATTTGCACTGACTGGTATCCTGCTATCACTATCAGTGTTGGTGCTGTAGGACATAATATTGTTGTTGTTGCTACATCTAATCCTTGTTGCTTATATGTCCTTGGTGTTAGATCATCATCTTCTTACCAGTACGAGTTGTATGCAACACATCATGTGCAATTGCAGTATGAAGTATCATGCATATCAATCCCACAAGAGGATTGTATACATGATAATGTATCTTTCAGCTGTGGAGAGGGTGATGACATTTGTAAGAACCCCCCTCCTAAAGTTAATGTTTGCAAGTTTGCTGTTATTGGAACTCATAGACCTTCAGTGGAAATCATCTCCTTGGAACCTGGAGAAGCATTAAGGGTATTAACTATTGGGACTGTATCTGTGAATAATGCACTTGGCGCACCTATGAGTGGTTGTATACCTGAAAATGTCAGGTTTGTTGCGGCTGAGAGGTTTTACATTCTTGCAGGCTTGAGAAACGGAATGCTACTCAGATTTGAGTCAGAAACACGTGATTATCTCCCTGGTTTTCTCTACAAGGACTCTTCTATTCCTTCTGTTAATACATTCCTTCAGTTGATTTCGATACGGCGTATTGGAATTACTCCTGTACTGTTAGTGCCAATACATGATTCAGCTAATGCTGACATCATTGTTCTCAGTGATAGACCTTGGCTATTACATGCAGCAAGACATAGCCTGGCATATTCGTCCATTTCATTTCTTTCTGCTTCTCATGTCACACCTGTTTCATCTGTTGATTGCCCCAATGGTCTACTGTTTGTTGCTGAGAGCTGTTTGCATTTG GTTGAACTGGTTCATGGGAAGCGATTGAATGCACAAAAGTTTTCAATTGGAGGGACTCCAAGGAAAGTGCTATACCATAATGAAAGCAGAACACTGTTGGTACTGAGAACTGGGCTAAATGGTGCATCGTCTTCTTCAGATGTTGTACAAGTAGATCCACAAAATGGGGTATTACTTTCCAGATATAAATGTGAACCTGGCGAAACAGCGAAATGCATGCAAATTGCAAAAATAGGAAATGATCAAGTTTTAATTGTTGGGACCACTAAGTCTGCTGGACGGCCGATGATGTCAAATGGTGAAGCAGAAAG CATCAAGGGACGCCTGATTGTTTTAAGCTTGGAGGCCGTTGAAAGTCCTCGTGAGAGCAGTTCGTTTATTCCAACTTTTAGTTTTAATCCCTCTTCACATTCTGGTTCTCCTTTCCACGAGATTGTTGGATATACAACTGAGGAATTTTCTAGTAACAGCATGTGCAGCAGTCCTGATGAGTTTAGCTGCAACCAGATCCAAGCTGAACAAATGACAGGGCAATTGAGATCATTGACTCAATATATATTGAATGGCGCAGTTCTTGCTCTGTGTCCCTATCTAGATCGTTATGTGTTGGCAGCTGCTGGTAATATG ATTTATGTATTTGGTTTCACAAATGAAAATCCCCACAGAATAAAAAAGTGTGCTGTTGGTAGGACACGATTTACAATAACTTGCCTGAAGACATTTGCATCACGAATTGCTGTTGGTGATTGTCGTGATGGTGTTCTCTTCTATTCTTATAATGAG AGTCATAGGAAGTTGGAATTGGTCTATTCTGATCCTGCTCATAGATTGGTGGGTGATATTGCTCTTTTAAATTGTGAAACTGCTGTGGTATCAGATCGACGTGGGAGCATATCTGTATTATCATGCACCAGATTGGAAG TTTCAGAAAGTCCACAGAAGAACTTAGCCGTGAATTGTTCATTTTATATGGGTGAAACAGCCATGAGCATTCAGAAG GCTGCATTCAGGTATCGGCTTCCAATTGATGATGATACTGACCCGGTGCTTGAGACAGTTTACAACTGTATCGTGGCAAGTACCATGTTGGGGAGTCTCTTTGTTATGATTCCACTTTCAAG
- the LOC103632101 gene encoding splicing factor 3B subunit 3 isoform X1 has product MKPSTAGDASAAAAASSSGPSTSASTSASTSTADATHYIAKRVLRGSAVLHVAEGCFRSPDSADVVLAKETSLELVAVGDDGVLQSICEQDIFGIIKDIGVLQWHSRHNGLIPQIECKDLLVVLSDSGKLSLLYFCSEMHRFFAIANIELSKPGNLRHHLGRILAIDRESNFVAVSSYEDKFALIHVSVSQSGSGSGIISEKKYFYPPENEDDARIITSSRTSIRGTIWTMRFISVPQDEEYYPVLAMIINRKGSDVNDLSLFGYDSSSCVINHLSSYSEIGPLVLDVSEIPETFGFALLLRVGDALLLDLRNPTNVCCIQRVSLTTNLIGEPITVEDPCPGLDVDDDVAACALLELRDSGNNIMKDDGYMDIDGVDSRSNVKPRIVCSWSWEPPDPVRRGCARLLFCLDDGEFHILEFTLDVEGAKLYTFEYIDRTLPCRPLFWMKNRMIIGFVEMGDGMIFKLGHRRLLHKSTIQNVAPILDLAIADYHGEKQDQMFACCGMSPEGSLRVLRNGVNVDRLLKTEAIYQGVTGLWTLRMKATDAYHSFLVLSFVEETRILSVGLSFNDISDAVGFQPDVCTLACGLVADNLLVQIYSKGVKVCLPTVYAHPEGAPLTSPICTDWYPAITISVGAVGHNIVVVATSNPCCLYVLGVRSSSSYQYELYATHHVQLQYEVSCISIPQEDCIHDNVSFSCGEGDDICKNPPPKVNVCKFAVIGTHRPSVEIISLEPGEALRVLTIGTVSVNNALGAPMSGCIPENVRFVAAERFYILAGLRNGMLLRFESETRDYLPGFLYKDSSIPSVNTFLQLISIRRIGITPVLLVPIHDSANADIIVLSDRPWLLHAARHSLAYSSISFLSASHVTPVSSVDCPNGLLFVAESCLHLVELVHGKRLNAQKFSIGGTPRKVLYHNESRTLLVLRTGLNGASSSSDVVQVDPQNGVLLSRYKCEPGETAKCMQIAKIGNDQVLIVGTTKSAGRPMMSNGEAESSIKGRLIVLSLEAVESPRESSSFIPTFSFNPSSHSGSPFHEIVGYTTEEFSSNSMCSSPDEFSCNQIQAEQMTGQLRSLTQYILNGAVLALCPYLDRYVLAAAGNMIYVFGFTNENPHRIKKCAVGRTRFTITCLKTFASRIAVGDCRDGVLFYSYNESHRKLELVYSDPAHRLVGDIALLNCETAVVSDRRGSISVLSCTRLEVSESPQKNLAVNCSFYMGETAMSIQKAAFRYRLPIDDDTDPVLETVYNCIVASTMLGSLFVMIPLSSEEHQLLQDVQEKLSVHPLTAPVLGNDHAEFRQRGTPSVVPPILDGDMLVQFLELTGEQQQAILTHALPGKGQHRPLSVFQVLQTLERVHYALN; this is encoded by the exons ATGAAGCCATCCACCGCCGGCGACGcctctgcggcggcggcggcgtcctcTTCGGGGCCCTCTACCTCCGCGTCGACATCCGCGTCCACGTCTACCGCGGACGCCACCCACTACATCGCCAAGCGGGTGCTCCGGGGAAGCGCCGTGCTCCACGTCGCCGAGGGCTGCTTCCGCTCGCCCGACTCCGCGGACGTCGTCCTCGCCAAG GAAACTTCACTGGAGTTGGTTGCTGTTGGTGATGATGGTGTTTTACAGTCAATATGTGAACAAGACATTTTTGGGATTATAAAAGATATTGGTGTATTGCAATGGCACTCTAGACATAATGGTTTAATTCCACAG ATAGAATGCAAAGATCTTCTGGTTGTCCTTTCAGATTCTGGAAAGCTTTCTCTTCTTTACTTTTGTTCTGAGATGCACAG GTTCTTCGCAATTGCCAATATTGAGTTATCGAAACCAGGAAATCTGAGGCATCATCTGGGAAGAATTTTAGCGATAGATCGAGA ATCTAATTTCGTTGCTGTCAGTTCATATGAGGATAAGTTTGCCCTTATACATGTTTCTGTTTCCCAGAGTGGTTCTGGCAGCGGTATTATTTCTGAGAAG AAATATTTTTATCCACCAGAAAATGAAGATGACGCAAGGATCATAACTTCGTCTAGGACCAGCATCCGTGGTACAATTTGGACAATGCGCTTCATATCTGTGCCCCAAGATGAAGAATACTATCCAGTTCTGGCAATGATAATTAACAG GAAAGGCTCTGATGTGAATGACTTGTCGTTATTTGGATATGACTCCAGCAGCTGTGTTATCAACCACCTCTCTAGTTATTCAGAAATTGGACCTTTGGTACTTGACGTATCAGAAATTCCTGAAACGTTTGGCTTTGCACTTCTGTTGCGTGTTGGTGATGCTTTATTGTTGGATCTTAGAAATCCAACAAATGTCTGCTGTATCCAAAGAGTCAGCTTGACGACTAACCTGATTGGAGAGCCAATCACTGTTGAAGATCCCTGTCCAGGAttagatgttgatgatgatgtggCTGCTTGTGCTTTGCTAGAATTGAGAGATTCTGGTAATAACATAATGAAGGATGATGGTTATATGGACATTGATGGTGTTGACAGCAGAAGTAATGTGAAACCAAGGATCGTTTGCTCGTGGAGCTGGGAGCCACCTGACCCTGTCAGGCGAGGATGTGCAAGGCTTCTATTTTGTTTGGATGATGGAGAATTTCATATTTTGGAATTTACTTTGGATGTTGAAGGGGCGAAGCTGTACACATTTGAATATATTGATAGGACTTTGCCTTGTAGACCTCTTTTTTGGATGAAAAACAGAATGATAATAGGGTTTGTAGAGATGGGGGACGGCATGATTTTTAAACTTGGTCACCGCAGGTTGCTTCATAAAAGCACTATTCAGAATGTAGCACCAATATTGGATCTAGCAATTGCTGATTACCATGGTGAGAAACAGGACCAGATGTTTGCATGTTGTGGAATGTCCCCTGAGGGCTCTCTTCGAGTTTTAAGGAATGGTGTCAATGTGGACAGACTTCTGAAAACTGAAGCTATTTACCAGGGTGTCACTGGTTTGTGGACTTTGAGAATGAAGGCAACTGATGCCTACCATTCTTTTCTTGTGTTGTCATTTGTGGAGGAAACCAGAATACTGTCAGTAGGACTAAGTTTTAATGACATCAGTGATGCCGTGGGATTCCAGCCTGATGTTTGCACTTTAGCATGTGGTTTGGTGGCTGATAATCTGCTAGTTCAAATTTACAGCAAAGGTGTTAAGGTCTGTTTGCCTACAGTATACGCTCACCCTGAAGGTGCCCCTTTAACTTCTCCAATTTGCACTGACTGGTATCCTGCTATCACTATCAGTGTTGGTGCTGTAGGACATAATATTGTTGTTGTTGCTACATCTAATCCTTGTTGCTTATATGTCCTTGGTGTTAGATCATCATCTTCTTACCAGTACGAGTTGTATGCAACACATCATGTGCAATTGCAGTATGAAGTATCATGCATATCAATCCCACAAGAGGATTGTATACATGATAATGTATCTTTCAGCTGTGGAGAGGGTGATGACATTTGTAAGAACCCCCCTCCTAAAGTTAATGTTTGCAAGTTTGCTGTTATTGGAACTCATAGACCTTCAGTGGAAATCATCTCCTTGGAACCTGGAGAAGCATTAAGGGTATTAACTATTGGGACTGTATCTGTGAATAATGCACTTGGCGCACCTATGAGTGGTTGTATACCTGAAAATGTCAGGTTTGTTGCGGCTGAGAGGTTTTACATTCTTGCAGGCTTGAGAAACGGAATGCTACTCAGATTTGAGTCAGAAACACGTGATTATCTCCCTGGTTTTCTCTACAAGGACTCTTCTATTCCTTCTGTTAATACATTCCTTCAGTTGATTTCGATACGGCGTATTGGAATTACTCCTGTACTGTTAGTGCCAATACATGATTCAGCTAATGCTGACATCATTGTTCTCAGTGATAGACCTTGGCTATTACATGCAGCAAGACATAGCCTGGCATATTCGTCCATTTCATTTCTTTCTGCTTCTCATGTCACACCTGTTTCATCTGTTGATTGCCCCAATGGTCTACTGTTTGTTGCTGAGAGCTGTTTGCATTTG GTTGAACTGGTTCATGGGAAGCGATTGAATGCACAAAAGTTTTCAATTGGAGGGACTCCAAGGAAAGTGCTATACCATAATGAAAGCAGAACACTGTTGGTACTGAGAACTGGGCTAAATGGTGCATCGTCTTCTTCAGATGTTGTACAAGTAGATCCACAAAATGGGGTATTACTTTCCAGATATAAATGTGAACCTGGCGAAACAGCGAAATGCATGCAAATTGCAAAAATAGGAAATGATCAAGTTTTAATTGTTGGGACCACTAAGTCTGCTGGACGGCCGATGATGTCAAATGGTGAAGCAGAAAG CAGCATCAAGGGACGCCTGATTGTTTTAAGCTTGGAGGCCGTTGAAAGTCCTCGTGAGAGCAGTTCGTTTATTCCAACTTTTAGTTTTAATCCCTCTTCACATTCTGGTTCTCCTTTCCACGAGATTGTTGGATATACAACTGAGGAATTTTCTAGTAACAGCATGTGCAGCAGTCCTGATGAGTTTAGCTGCAACCAGATCCAAGCTGAACAAATGACAGGGCAATTGAGATCATTGACTCAATATATATTGAATGGCGCAGTTCTTGCTCTGTGTCCCTATCTAGATCGTTATGTGTTGGCAGCTGCTGGTAATATG ATTTATGTATTTGGTTTCACAAATGAAAATCCCCACAGAATAAAAAAGTGTGCTGTTGGTAGGACACGATTTACAATAACTTGCCTGAAGACATTTGCATCACGAATTGCTGTTGGTGATTGTCGTGATGGTGTTCTCTTCTATTCTTATAATGAG AGTCATAGGAAGTTGGAATTGGTCTATTCTGATCCTGCTCATAGATTGGTGGGTGATATTGCTCTTTTAAATTGTGAAACTGCTGTGGTATCAGATCGACGTGGGAGCATATCTGTATTATCATGCACCAGATTGGAAG TTTCAGAAAGTCCACAGAAGAACTTAGCCGTGAATTGTTCATTTTATATGGGTGAAACAGCCATGAGCATTCAGAAG GCTGCATTCAGGTATCGGCTTCCAATTGATGATGATACTGACCCGGTGCTTGAGACAGTTTACAACTGTATCGTGGCAAGTACCATGTTGGGGAGTCTCTTTGTTATGATTCCACTTTCAAG